One window of Desulfarculus baarsii DSM 2075 genomic DNA carries:
- a CDS encoding SphA family protein, giving the protein MINAIKKMALGVAAAALVLAASGAAMAFGHYTPGALGLGAATLPPPGFHYTIYNIFYNADTMIDDNGNESNVGLDLNVFASAHQFTYMTDYKFLGAEFGFDMIVPLVSTNIEIRAAGVDDSQFGIGDLYFEPFVLAWRKPQWDVAFALGFYAPTADSGGSASPGLGYWSFMETLGATYYFDQARTWSVSLLTRWLQNTESRDSDVTQGANVVAEYGAGKTISLSRDLLFQFGVSGYTNLQLTDNSGTTNDDVRARSNAVGPEIHFTLLKPLVLQAYLRYLFEYGTEATSEGQTLCLTLIGSF; this is encoded by the coding sequence TGGCCGCCTCCGGCGCGGCCATGGCCTTTGGCCACTACACCCCCGGCGCGCTGGGCCTTGGCGCGGCCACCCTGCCGCCGCCGGGCTTTCACTACACCATCTACAACATTTTCTACAACGCCGACACCATGATCGACGACAACGGCAACGAGTCCAACGTCGGCCTGGACCTCAACGTCTTCGCCAGCGCCCATCAGTTCACCTACATGACCGACTACAAGTTCCTGGGCGCCGAGTTCGGCTTCGACATGATCGTGCCCCTGGTCTCGACCAACATCGAGATCCGCGCCGCCGGCGTCGACGACAGCCAGTTCGGCATTGGCGACCTCTACTTCGAGCCCTTCGTGCTGGCCTGGCGCAAGCCCCAATGGGACGTGGCCTTCGCCCTGGGCTTCTACGCCCCCACCGCCGACAGCGGCGGGTCGGCCTCGCCCGGCCTGGGCTACTGGTCGTTCATGGAGACCCTGGGCGCGACCTACTACTTTGACCAGGCCCGCACCTGGTCGGTCTCGCTGCTCACCCGCTGGCTGCAAAACACCGAATCCCGCGACAGCGACGTGACCCAGGGGGCCAACGTCGTGGCCGAGTACGGCGCGGGCAAGACCATTTCCCTCAGTCGGGATCTGCTGTTCCAGTTCGGCGTTTCGGGCTACACCAACCTGCAACTGACCGACAACAGCGGCACGACCAACGACGACGTCCGCGCCCGCTCCAACGCCGTGGGCCCGGAGATCCATTTCACGCTGCTCAAGCCGCTGGTGTTGCAGGCCTATCTGCGCTACCTGTTCGAGTATGGCACGGAGGCCACCAGCGAGGGCCAGACGTTGTGTCTGACCTTGATCGGCTCTTTCTAA
- a CDS encoding ASKHA domain-containing protein, with the protein MPAQTSATVHVLPDGPTIIAPLGAKLSDVLVEAGLSLAMDCGGKGLCGRCLVWVEGAVSAVEPEEAKQIDPALLARGHRLACQARVAGELNVRLPEPERLDAKAWRIEGDEDGPPAMTEPALNGIDLHLPAPSLQDPRSDQRRLEDALAAAGRPEARLDDPLAAGQLSRLAREAGWRLRAVLRGRRVVGVGPWGQPALGLAVDLGSTKLAAYLCDMENGAILAAKGMLNPQASFGADVVTRLQRAIAKPDDGRRLTAMIRQAIDDLAGEMTRQAGVERQRVMAMSLVGNSVMTHLFLGLPLAQLAAPPFVACLDQPLDLPAERLGLRLAPGALVHLPPLVGGFVGSDNVAMIMGAGLDGAERCRLGLDIGTNTEVTLSVPGRDKPLLIASAPSGPTFEGAHLSAGMRAMAGAIHRVGVEGGRLAVQTIDGSPPAGVCGSGVIDAVAELNRHGLINKLGHLDRGHPLVRVDGTGARFVLAGADQSAHGAEVAISQADIGQVQLAKAAIRAAGQTLLALAGLSESDLEEVVLAGSFGSNFGVENAKAMGLIPDVAGAVYRQVGNAAGVGARWALLDMAARRRALAIPAKAQYVELTGESRFNGLFARNLAFPALADRSVQAQAL; encoded by the coding sequence TTGCCAGCCCAAACCAGCGCAACGGTTCACGTCTTGCCCGATGGCCCCACGATCATCGCGCCTCTGGGGGCCAAATTGTCCGACGTGCTTGTCGAGGCCGGCCTGAGCCTGGCCATGGACTGTGGCGGCAAGGGCCTGTGCGGCCGCTGCCTGGTCTGGGTGGAGGGCGCGGTCTCGGCCGTGGAGCCCGAGGAGGCCAAGCAGATCGACCCGGCGCTGTTGGCGCGGGGCCATCGCCTGGCCTGTCAGGCCAGGGTGGCCGGGGAGTTGAACGTGCGCCTGCCCGAGCCCGAGCGCCTGGACGCCAAGGCCTGGCGCATCGAGGGCGACGAGGACGGCCCGCCGGCCATGACCGAGCCGGCGCTGAACGGCATTGATCTGCATCTCCCGGCCCCCAGCCTGCAAGACCCGCGCTCCGACCAGCGCCGCCTGGAGGACGCGCTCGCCGCCGCCGGTCGGCCCGAGGCCCGCCTCGACGATCCACTGGCCGCCGGGCAGCTCTCGCGCCTGGCCCGCGAGGCGGGCTGGCGTCTGCGGGCGGTTTTGCGCGGTCGGCGCGTGGTGGGCGTGGGGCCGTGGGGTCAGCCGGCCCTGGGCCTGGCCGTGGACCTGGGCTCGACCAAGCTGGCGGCCTATCTCTGCGACATGGAAAACGGGGCCATCCTGGCGGCCAAGGGCATGCTCAACCCCCAGGCCAGCTTCGGGGCCGACGTGGTCACCCGCCTGCAACGGGCCATCGCCAAGCCCGACGACGGCCGGCGCTTGACGGCGATGATCCGCCAGGCCATCGACGATCTGGCCGGCGAGATGACCCGCCAGGCCGGCGTTGAACGCCAGCGCGTCATGGCCATGAGCCTGGTGGGCAATAGCGTCATGACTCATCTTTTCCTTGGCCTGCCCCTGGCCCAACTGGCCGCGCCGCCCTTCGTGGCCTGCCTGGATCAACCCCTGGATCTGCCGGCCGAACGTCTGGGCCTGCGCCTGGCCCCGGGGGCGCTCGTCCACCTGCCGCCGCTGGTGGGCGGCTTTGTCGGCTCCGACAACGTGGCCATGATCATGGGCGCGGGCCTGGACGGGGCCGAGCGCTGTCGGCTGGGCCTGGATATCGGCACCAACACCGAGGTGACCCTGAGCGTGCCCGGCCGCGACAAGCCGCTGCTCATCGCCTCGGCGCCCTCGGGCCCCACCTTCGAGGGCGCCCACCTCAGCGCGGGCATGCGGGCCATGGCCGGTGCCATCCATCGCGTTGGCGTCGAGGGCGGACGCTTGGCGGTCCAGACCATCGACGGCTCGCCGCCGGCCGGCGTCTGCGGCTCGGGCGTCATCGACGCCGTGGCCGAGCTCAACCGCCACGGCCTGATCAACAAGCTGGGCCACCTGGACCGCGGCCACCCGTTGGTGCGCGTCGACGGCACGGGCGCACGCTTCGTGCTGGCTGGGGCCGATCAGTCGGCCCACGGCGCGGAGGTGGCCATCAGCCAGGCCGATATCGGCCAGGTGCAACTGGCCAAGGCGGCCATCCGCGCGGCGGGGCAGACGCTTCTGGCCCTGGCCGGCCTGAGCGAAAGCGACCTGGAGGAGGTGGTGCTGGCCGGTTCCTTCGGCAGCAATTTCGGGGTGGAAAACGCCAAGGCCATGGGTTTGATCCCCGACGTGGCCGGCGCGGTCTATCGCCAGGTGGGCAACGCCGCCGGCGTGGGCGCGCGCTGGGCACTGCTGGACATGGCCGCCCGCCGCCGCGCCCTGGCCATCCCGGCCAAGGCCCAATACGTGGAGTTGACAGGCGAAAGCCGCTTCAACGGCCTGTTCGCCCGCAACTTGGCCTTTCCCGCCCTGGCCGACCGCTCAGTCCAGGCCCAGGCGCTTTAG
- a CDS encoding sigma-54-dependent transcriptional regulator produces MSKLVLIVDDEAGYRQLYAQALSRAGYETIAAADGLQALQMIEAKRPELVLCDVRLPGLDGLELLRRGRRERPDLPFLLITAHAEVGQAVRALKLGAVDYLAKPVDSDQLLAAVAEVVGPAEQTADDDLPPQALHGLVAQAPAWRAALAQALKAAASTASVLITGESGAGKEVLARLIHRHSPRAAKPLVAVNCAAIPAGLLASELFGHERGSFTGASARRLGRFREADGGTLFLDEIGDMPLELQPALLRAIETGRVTPVGGDRELASDFRLIAATNHDIQAEAAAGRFRQDLYYRLNVVAIEAPPLRQRPEDILPLARRFLAGGDKRLSRAAAQALQAHHWPGNVRELANAMERAGLLSQTDVILPEHLPPAVRQGAASASPGPAPPATATPPAVKTLEQSEVEAIRLALAQTGGNRTKAADILGITRRGLIYKLKRLGLD; encoded by the coding sequence GTGAGTAAACTGGTGCTGATCGTCGATGACGAGGCGGGCTATCGCCAGCTTTACGCCCAGGCCCTGTCCAGGGCCGGCTACGAAACCATCGCCGCCGCCGATGGCCTCCAGGCCCTGCAAATGATCGAAGCCAAACGGCCGGAGCTGGTGCTCTGCGACGTGCGCCTGCCCGGCCTGGACGGCCTGGAGCTATTGCGCCGCGGCCGCCGCGAGCGCCCGGACCTGCCATTTTTGCTGATAACCGCCCATGCCGAGGTGGGCCAGGCCGTGCGCGCCCTCAAGCTGGGCGCGGTGGATTACCTGGCCAAGCCGGTCGACAGCGACCAACTCTTGGCCGCCGTGGCCGAGGTCGTCGGCCCGGCCGAGCAAACCGCCGACGACGACCTGCCGCCCCAGGCCCTGCACGGCCTGGTGGCCCAGGCCCCGGCCTGGCGGGCGGCCCTGGCCCAGGCCCTGAAGGCCGCCGCCAGCACGGCCAGCGTGCTGATCACCGGTGAAAGCGGCGCGGGCAAGGAGGTGCTGGCCCGCTTGATCCATCGCCACAGCCCGCGCGCCGCCAAGCCCCTGGTGGCCGTCAACTGTGCGGCCATCCCGGCCGGCCTGCTGGCCAGCGAACTTTTCGGCCACGAACGCGGCTCTTTCACCGGCGCATCGGCCCGGCGGCTGGGCCGCTTTCGCGAGGCCGACGGCGGCACGCTGTTTTTGGATGAAATCGGCGACATGCCCCTGGAGTTGCAGCCGGCCCTGTTGCGGGCCATCGAGACCGGCCGGGTGACGCCGGTGGGCGGCGACCGCGAGCTGGCCTCGGATTTTCGGCTGATCGCCGCCACCAACCACGACATCCAGGCCGAGGCGGCGGCGGGGCGTTTTCGGCAAGACCTCTATTATCGGCTCAACGTGGTGGCCATCGAAGCGCCGCCCCTGCGCCAGCGGCCCGAGGACATCCTGCCCCTGGCGCGACGTTTTTTGGCCGGCGGCGACAAACGCCTTTCGCGGGCGGCGGCCCAAGCCCTGCAAGCCCACCACTGGCCCGGCAACGTGCGCGAGTTGGCCAACGCCATGGAGCGAGCCGGCCTGCTCAGCCAGACCGACGTGATCCTGCCCGAGCACCTGCCCCCGGCCGTGCGCCAGGGCGCGGCAAGCGCGTCGCCCGGCCCAGCGCCGCCGGCAACAGCCACGCCGCCGGCCGTCAAGACCTTGGAGCAAAGCGAGGTGGAGGCCATCCGCCTGGCCTTGGCCCAGACCGGCGGCAACCGCACCAAGGCGGCCGATATCCTGGGCATCACCCGGCGGGGGTTGATCTACAAACTAAAGCGCCTGGGCCTGGACTGA
- a CDS encoding ATP-binding protein, which yields MKTPAILTTYRTPIIVTILMVSALFLWAWHRWSDINQTFDRLAHQRVMGLVDAMDGAFAALAEYKPENRTQANNLLKSFISASPISFVELRQGDEAIFSAGGGPRPQNLPTPEGDMTVDGRLLIWRRLHLPGHDPAGQTLLVGFRPPPERPGHPRAITALFITVTIALCFIVASLAAWVMAIRGALLAEQLKAERARREHLEDLGLAAAGLAHETKNPLGIILGLAQQIADQPDQPAQSRQMLIDIIDEADKASARLGGFMTFASRRQPNIAPVDLAALAEKVTQLIKPDLEAAGVVTRIDCPPWPILADEEMLRQVLVNLLLNSLRASRPGDEISVALVRQGETATLMVKDRGAGVPSDLLPKIFKPYVSGDASGHGLGLAIVKRFVEEHGWSVAMESQPGQGATVTIQGVKPAPGRGEGQ from the coding sequence GTGAAAACGCCCGCCATACTGACGACATACCGCACGCCAATCATCGTCACCATCCTGATGGTCAGCGCCCTTTTTCTGTGGGCCTGGCACCGCTGGAGCGACATCAACCAGACCTTTGACCGCCTGGCCCACCAGCGCGTCATGGGCCTGGTCGACGCCATGGACGGCGCTTTCGCGGCGCTGGCCGAATACAAGCCGGAAAACCGCACGCAAGCCAACAATCTGCTCAAAAGCTTCATCAGCGCCTCGCCCATCAGCTTTGTCGAGCTGCGCCAAGGCGACGAGGCGATTTTCAGCGCCGGCGGCGGCCCCCGCCCTCAAAATCTGCCCACCCCTGAAGGCGACATGACCGTCGACGGCCGCCTGTTGATCTGGCGCAGGCTTCATCTGCCCGGCCACGACCCGGCCGGCCAAACCTTGCTGGTGGGCTTTCGCCCGCCGCCGGAACGCCCTGGCCATCCCCGCGCCATCACGGCGCTTTTCATCACCGTAACCATCGCCCTGTGCTTCATCGTAGCCAGTCTGGCGGCCTGGGTCATGGCCATTCGCGGGGCGCTTTTGGCCGAGCAGCTCAAGGCCGAACGAGCCCGCCGCGAACACCTCGAAGACCTTGGCCTGGCCGCCGCCGGCCTGGCCCATGAGACCAAAAACCCCCTGGGCATCATCCTGGGCCTGGCCCAGCAGATCGCCGACCAGCCCGATCAGCCGGCTCAAAGCCGCCAGATGCTCATCGACATCATCGACGAGGCCGACAAGGCCAGCGCCCGCTTGGGCGGCTTCATGACCTTCGCCAGCCGACGACAACCCAACATCGCCCCGGTCGACTTGGCCGCCCTGGCCGAAAAAGTCACCCAGCTCATCAAGCCCGACCTGGAGGCCGCCGGGGTCGTCACGCGCATCGACTGCCCGCCTTGGCCCATCCTGGCCGACGAAGAGATGCTGCGCCAGGTGCTGGTCAACCTGTTGCTCAACAGCCTGCGCGCCTCCCGGCCCGGTGATGAGATAAGCGTCGCCCTAGTCCGCCAGGGCGAGACGGCCACGCTTATGGTCAAGGATCGCGGCGCGGGCGTGCCATCCGATCTTTTGCCAAAGATATTCAAGCCATATGTATCTGGTGACGCCTCTGGTCATGGCCTGGGCCTGGCCATTGTCAAGCGTTTTGTCGAGGAGCACGGCTGGAGCGTGGCCATGGAATCGCAACCGGGCCAGGGCGCGACGGTGACGATCCAGGGCGTCAAACCGGCCCCGGGCCGAGGCGAGGGCCAGTGA
- a CDS encoding HdeA family protein: MKKIVALVMCLSLLAIFSSAAMAQKQNVDDVDFGALTCQDFIMGLAKSDEETAGLVLLWLDGYLSGVSGDTVIRWQTIDDFSNNIVDACGNQPDRNLLEVAKEIGISE; the protein is encoded by the coding sequence ATGAAAAAGATCGTGGCGCTTGTCATGTGTCTGAGTCTGTTGGCGATTTTTTCCTCGGCGGCAATGGCCCAAAAGCAAAACGTCGACGACGTGGACTTCGGGGCCCTCACCTGCCAGGACTTCATCATGGGCCTGGCCAAGAGTGACGAGGAGACCGCCGGCCTGGTCCTGTTGTGGTTGGACGGCTACCTGAGCGGCGTTTCGGGCGATACGGTCATTCGTTGGCAGACCATCGACGATTTCTCCAACAACATCGTCGACGCCTGCGGCAACCAACCCGATCGCAACCTGCTGGAAGTGGCCAAGGAAATCGGCATCTCCGAATAA
- a CDS encoding CRISPR-associated helicase/endonuclease Cas3, giving the protein MAGEFYARPKDGAPEDQWQTIEEHLTNVAEEAGRMALAFGAGPWGRAAGLLHDLGKYSEAFQRRLRGGPKVDHSTAGARRARALFGPGWGKLLAYAIAGHHAGLANGNDGSPSDLVSRLGESRRKRQIEPYERFDPRLLADLSLVAPPLKRDDERSGFQAAFFARMIFSCLVDADRLDSERFTSPDKAAWRDGWPDVDQLWTRLEAFLAGLRAKAAASPLNKRRNEILDACLAAADQPPGLFSLTVPTGGGKTYSSLAFALRHAHGHGLRRVIYVIPYTSIIDQNASVMRDALGDDAVLEHHSSLPVNDDQKDDGAAFRRGDLAAENWDAPLVITTNVQFFESLFANKPGKCRKLHNIAGSVIILDEAQMLPRDQLRPCLAALRELTLNYGCSVVLCTATQPAFGDAETFDSLAMRPRELAPDPERLYDEFRRVRVVLEGMLSADELAGRLAAHDQVLCVVNTRRHARDVFRRLAAGRPTGQVYHLSTLMHATHRRAKLEAIRADLAAGRPCLAVSTQLVEAGVDVDFPHVYRAMAGLDSLAQAAGRCNREGRLAELGLLHVFDCDKQEYKPPHSLIAPMEEGRGVLRRCAAGDDLLSLANIGDYFAGLYHRHKDRLDVGDILAELAPGAKNADFPFATVADLFKYFDSPGQPLLVCDENLRRRIVDGLRHAPNPGLFLRRAQPWLVQIYDHEIGQLERKGAVSRVVEGGLAVLEEPALYRDDVGLDIDLDAPGDPNKTYY; this is encoded by the coding sequence ATGGCGGGCGAGTTTTACGCGCGGCCCAAGGACGGCGCGCCCGAGGATCAGTGGCAAACCATCGAGGAGCACCTGACCAACGTGGCCGAGGAGGCCGGGCGCATGGCCTTGGCCTTTGGCGCGGGGCCGTGGGGCCGGGCGGCGGGGCTGCTGCACGATCTGGGCAAATATTCCGAGGCCTTTCAACGGCGGCTGCGCGGCGGCCCAAAGGTCGATCACTCCACGGCCGGGGCCCGGCGGGCGCGGGCGCTGTTCGGCCCTGGCTGGGGCAAGCTGCTGGCCTACGCCATCGCCGGCCACCACGCCGGTTTGGCCAACGGCAATGATGGCTCGCCATCCGATTTGGTCAGCCGTTTGGGCGAAAGCCGTCGCAAACGCCAGATCGAACCATACGAGCGTTTCGACCCGCGCTTGCTGGCCGATTTGTCGCTGGTCGCGCCGCCGCTCAAGCGCGACGACGAGCGAAGCGGTTTTCAGGCGGCCTTTTTCGCGCGGATGATTTTTTCGTGCTTGGTCGACGCCGACCGCCTGGATTCCGAGCGCTTCACCAGCCCGGACAAGGCCGCCTGGCGCGACGGCTGGCCCGACGTCGATCAGCTATGGACCCGGTTGGAGGCCTTTTTGGCCGGGCTGCGGGCCAAGGCCGCGGCCTCGCCGCTCAACAAGCGCCGCAACGAGATCCTCGACGCTTGCCTGGCCGCCGCCGATCAGCCGCCGGGCCTGTTTTCGCTGACCGTGCCCACCGGCGGCGGCAAGACCTATTCGTCGCTGGCCTTCGCCCTGCGCCACGCCCACGGGCACGGCCTGCGCCGGGTCATTTACGTGATCCCCTACACCAGCATCATCGACCAGAACGCCAGCGTGATGCGCGACGCCCTGGGCGACGACGCCGTGTTGGAGCATCACTCCAGCCTGCCCGTCAACGACGACCAGAAAGACGACGGCGCGGCCTTCCGGCGCGGCGACCTGGCCGCCGAAAACTGGGACGCGCCGCTGGTGATCACCACCAACGTGCAGTTTTTCGAATCGCTGTTCGCCAACAAGCCGGGCAAGTGCCGCAAGTTGCACAACATCGCCGGCAGCGTGATCATCCTCGACGAGGCGCAGATGCTGCCCCGCGACCAACTGCGGCCTTGCCTGGCGGCCCTGCGCGAGCTGACGCTGAATTATGGTTGCAGCGTGGTGCTCTGCACGGCCACCCAGCCGGCCTTTGGCGACGCCGAGACCTTCGACTCCCTGGCCATGCGCCCGCGCGAGCTGGCCCCCGACCCGGAGCGGCTTTACGACGAGTTCCGGCGGGTGAGGGTGGTGTTGGAGGGCATGCTCTCCGCCGACGAACTGGCTGGCCGCCTGGCCGCCCACGATCAAGTCTTGTGCGTGGTCAACACCCGCCGCCACGCCCGCGACGTCTTTCGCCGGCTGGCCGCCGGGCGGCCCACGGGCCAGGTTTATCATTTGAGCACCCTGATGCACGCCACCCACCGCCGGGCCAAGCTGGAGGCGATCCGCGCCGATCTGGCCGCCGGACGGCCTTGCCTGGCAGTCAGCACCCAGCTGGTGGAGGCTGGCGTGGACGTGGACTTCCCCCACGTTTACCGGGCCATGGCCGGCCTGGATTCGCTGGCCCAGGCCGCCGGCCGCTGCAACCGCGAGGGCCGCCTGGCCGAGCTGGGCCTGCTGCACGTGTTTGATTGTGACAAACAAGAATATAAGCCGCCCCACAGCCTGATCGCGCCGATGGAGGAGGGCCGCGGGGTGCTGCGCCGTTGCGCGGCGGGCGACGACCTTTTGTCGTTGGCCAACATCGGCGACTATTTCGCGGGGCTGTATCACCGGCACAAAGACCGGCTAGACGTGGGTGATATCTTGGCCGAGTTGGCCCCAGGGGCAAAGAACGCCGACTTTCCCTTCGCCACCGTGGCCGATTTGTTCAAGTATTTCGACAGCCCCGGTCAGCCACTGTTGGTCTGCGACGAAAACCTGCGCCGGAGAATCGTTGACGGCCTGCGCCACGCGCCCAACCCCGGGCTTTTTCTGCGCCGGGCCCAGCCCTGGCTGGTGCAGATCTACGATCACGAGATCGGGCAACTGGAGCGCAAGGGCGCGGTTTCGCGGGTGGTGGAGGGCGGTCTGGCCGTGCTGGAAGAGCCAGCGCTCTACCGCGATGACGTGGGCCTGGATATCGACCTTGACGCGCCAGGCGATCCCAACAAGACATATTATTGA